One window from the genome of Cryptomeria japonica chromosome 6, Sugi_1.0, whole genome shotgun sequence encodes:
- the LOC131069965 gene encoding oleosin G gives MGDRQQQAQQQAQGMMQKIQEKTPNLQQIMKLVGAIAVGGILMVMAGMTFAGTVVTLVCATPVLVFFSPILVPVGIVLFLTMAGFLSAGGFGVAALSALSWIYNYMRGKHPPGSDQVDYARQKIASKARDVKERAKEYGQYVQNKAQEVTQGA, from the coding sequence ATGGGTGATCGGCAGCAACAAGCACAACAACAGGCACAGGGCATGATGCAGAAGATACAAGAAAAAACACCCAATTTACAGCAGATAATGAAGCTGGTTGGTGCAATTGCTGTGGGAGGGATACTCATGGTTATGGCTGGCATGACATTTGCAGGGACTGTGGTAACACTGGTTTGTGCCACCCCTGTGCTGGTTTTCTTTAGTCCTATACTTGTTCCTGTTGGAATTGTTTTGTTTTTAACCATGGCAGGTTTTCTGTCTGCTGGTGGGTTTGGAGTTGCTGCTCTCTCTGCTCTCTCATGGATCTATAACTACATGAGAGGAAAACACCCACCTGGGTCTGATCAGGTGGACTATGCAAGGCAAAAGATTGCAAGCAAGGCAAGAGATGTGAAGGAAAGAGCCAAGGAGTATGGTCAATATGTGCAGAATAAGGCTCAGGAGGTCACCCAAGGAGCTTGA